A window of bacterium contains these coding sequences:
- the dnaE gene encoding DNA polymerase III subunit alpha: protein MPHAHFVHLHVHTDYSLLDGACKIEKLAKLAQEYRLPALAITDHGNMFGAIEFYKAMENAGVKPIIGQEAYMAPGPRTDRQPVDGVSYFHLTLLAKNEKGYRNLMKLSSAGWLEGHYYRPRIDKEILKEYSEGLIGLSGCLKGEVPYWIIKGKLDIAKQIASEYLSIFGEGNFYLELMRLGLEENDIANGELIKIGSELNIPLVATNDCHYLNQDDVEAHDVLLCLQTHSEKDDVKRLKFGSDKLYFKSPEEMTALFSDHPEAISNTLKITEQCNLRLDLDSKNIRLPGYKLPEGYASIEDYLTFIAKEGFDARYPTPAKVIQERFEYELNTIKKMGYPGYFLMIRDIVDEAKKRNVPVGPGRGSAVGSLICYCLGITEIDPIKYGLLFERFLNPERIAMPDIDIDIGDERRDEIVTYITERYGKDSVSQIITFGTMGARGVVRDVARVLKIPYPVADKLAKLIHPTSSIAEAMGTPEVKSFVEKMEGIPHLIQIASKLEGLARHASMHASGILVAPDKLIDVVPLFKSEGDTISTQYSMESVEKIGLAKIDILGLRTLSVIYHTLEKINKKDPKEIPLGDTKTFNMLKKGHSIGVFQLESEGMKDILRKLKPENFTDIMALIALYRPGPLGGATKDSIIKCKHGEETPKYLHPLLEPILKDTYGTILYQEQVMQIASRVGGFSLGKADILRRAMSKKTPEVMEEQKKSFIEGSIKNNVPEKIANQIFELIVPFAGYGFNKSHSAGYALLAYQTAYLKANHPNEFMASLLTSEYQTTDRIKFLIDECKRMKIEILPPDINTSEVDFKVEGNKIRFGFATLKNIGKNAAIEVMNKRPFNSFADFVARVTPNRKTGESLIKSGAFDSLDKDRKGLMDILNNKTTSQLGLFFESEEKEVDEEWNKAELLSWEKEAFGFYFSGHPLERYIDEIAAMRISTITDLATKSLGEEITIGGVVTRRKVLKDKEFNFITVEDFSGIIEVMVYNNVFDISAINADEPLIIKGRLSERNEIHSVKASKIIALEKIRKEAINKIDIYIDISGLEEKALIDLNKILEASPGECEVYIHLTNEYDDEALLKSNLRIKPIRNVLLKIKTLLGEESVKLGLDHSMMT, encoded by the coding sequence ATGCCTCACGCACACTTTGTTCACTTACACGTTCATACGGATTACAGCCTTCTTGACGGCGCCTGTAAGATAGAAAAACTGGCAAAACTTGCTCAGGAATACAGACTGCCTGCCCTCGCAATAACAGACCACGGAAATATGTTCGGAGCTATTGAATTCTACAAAGCAATGGAAAATGCAGGAGTCAAACCAATTATCGGGCAGGAAGCCTATATGGCTCCGGGACCAAGAACGGACAGACAACCCGTCGATGGCGTTTCCTACTTTCACCTTACCTTACTTGCAAAGAATGAAAAAGGATATCGAAACTTAATGAAATTATCCAGTGCAGGCTGGCTTGAAGGTCATTACTATAGACCCCGTATTGATAAAGAAATATTAAAAGAATATTCCGAAGGTCTGATTGGACTCTCAGGTTGCCTGAAAGGTGAAGTCCCTTACTGGATTATAAAAGGAAAATTAGACATAGCTAAACAAATTGCCTCGGAATACTTATCCATCTTTGGAGAAGGAAATTTCTATCTCGAACTAATGCGGCTTGGACTAGAAGAAAATGATATTGCTAATGGCGAACTAATAAAAATAGGTTCCGAATTAAATATTCCCTTAGTAGCAACGAATGACTGCCATTATTTAAATCAGGATGACGTTGAAGCACATGATGTCCTTTTATGCTTACAAACTCACAGTGAAAAAGATGACGTAAAAAGATTAAAATTCGGCTCCGATAAACTTTACTTTAAATCTCCCGAAGAAATGACAGCTCTCTTTTCTGACCATCCTGAAGCTATATCAAACACATTAAAAATAACAGAGCAATGTAACTTAAGACTGGATTTGGATTCGAAAAATATCCGTTTGCCTGGCTATAAATTACCAGAAGGCTACGCTTCAATAGAAGATTACCTTACATTCATTGCTAAAGAGGGATTTGACGCCAGATACCCAACCCCGGCAAAAGTAATACAGGAAAGGTTTGAATACGAACTTAATACCATAAAAAAGATGGGATATCCCGGATACTTTTTAATGATTAGGGATATCGTAGATGAAGCGAAAAAAAGAAACGTCCCGGTAGGTCCCGGAAGAGGTTCCGCAGTCGGAAGTCTCATTTGCTATTGCCTGGGTATAACAGAAATTGATCCGATAAAATATGGCCTACTATTTGAAAGATTTCTAAACCCTGAAAGAATAGCTATGCCTGATATTGATATTGATATTGGTGACGAAAGAAGAGATGAAATCGTTACCTATATTACTGAAAGATACGGCAAAGATTCGGTATCCCAGATTATAACGTTCGGAACTATGGGCGCAAGAGGAGTCGTCAGAGATGTTGCAAGGGTTTTAAAAATCCCATACCCGGTAGCCGATAAACTTGCAAAACTAATTCATCCAACTTCATCCATTGCGGAAGCAATGGGAACTCCCGAAGTTAAATCTTTTGTTGAAAAAATGGAAGGCATTCCACATCTTATTCAAATAGCATCCAAACTCGAAGGACTTGCTCGCCACGCATCAATGCACGCATCCGGCATACTCGTAGCCCCCGATAAACTCATAGACGTCGTTCCATTATTCAAATCGGAAGGGGATACAATATCTACTCAATACTCTATGGAATCAGTAGAAAAAATCGGATTGGCAAAAATAGATATACTTGGGTTACGAACATTGAGCGTTATATATCATACCTTAGAGAAAATAAACAAAAAAGACCCTAAAGAGATTCCACTCGGAGATACGAAAACATTCAATATGTTAAAAAAAGGACACTCAATCGGTGTATTCCAGCTTGAATCCGAAGGTATGAAAGACATATTACGAAAACTCAAACCCGAAAACTTCACTGATATAATGGCGCTAATTGCTCTTTACAGACCGGGTCCCCTTGGAGGCGCAACAAAAGATAGCATTATAAAATGCAAGCACGGCGAAGAAACCCCCAAATATCTGCATCCCTTACTTGAACCAATATTAAAAGATACCTACGGTACCATACTCTACCAGGAACAGGTAATGCAAATAGCTTCCAGAGTGGGAGGTTTCAGTCTCGGAAAGGCAGACATTCTTAGACGCGCAATGAGTAAAAAAACTCCCGAAGTAATGGAAGAACAGAAAAAATCATTTATTGAAGGCAGTATAAAAAATAATGTCCCCGAAAAAATAGCAAATCAAATATTTGAACTAATCGTTCCATTTGCCGGTTACGGATTTAATAAATCACACTCCGCAGGCTACGCATTACTCGCATACCAGACTGCATACCTTAAAGCTAACCATCCAAACGAATTTATGGCATCTCTTCTTACTTCCGAATACCAAACTACCGACAGGATAAAATTCTTGATAGATGAATGCAAGAGAATGAAAATTGAGATATTGCCCCCCGATATAAACACTTCCGAAGTAGATTTCAAAGTAGAAGGCAACAAGATAAGGTTTGGGTTTGCTACTTTAAAAAATATAGGCAAAAATGCCGCAATAGAAGTTATGAACAAGCGTCCCTTTAACTCATTTGCCGATTTTGTTGCCCGCGTAACACCAAACAGAAAAACCGGTGAATCTTTAATAAAATCAGGAGCTTTCGATTCTCTGGATAAAGACCGTAAAGGTTTAATGGATATCCTTAATAATAAAACAACTTCTCAATTAGGGTTATTCTTTGAGTCCGAAGAAAAAGAGGTGGATGAGGAATGGAATAAAGCAGAACTCCTGTCGTGGGAAAAAGAAGCTTTTGGATTTTATTTCTCGGGACATCCCCTTGAAAGATACATAGATGAAATTGCCGCTATGCGTATTTCTACAATAACCGACCTTGCAACAAAATCTCTTGGCGAAGAAATAACCATAGGAGGTGTCGTAACAAGGAGAAAAGTATTAAAAGATAAAGAATTCAACTTTATTACCGTAGAAGATTTTTCAGGAATAATAGAAGTTATGGTTTATAATAATGTTTTTGACATATCTGCTATAAACGCAGATGAACCATTAATAATAAAAGGAAGACTATCCGAACGAAATGAAATTCATTCCGTAAAAGCTTCAAAAATAATAGCGCTTGAAAAAATAAGAAAAGAAGCTATAAACAAAATAGATATTTATATAGATATCTCAGGGTTAGAAGAAAAAGCCTTAATTGATTTAAATAAAATATTGGAAGCTTCACCGGGCGAATGTGAAGTGTATATACACCTTACGAATGAATATGATGATGAAGCTTTATTAAAAAGTAACCTACGAATTAAACCCATTCGTAACGTTCTATTGAAAATTAAAACCTTATTAGGAGAAGAATCCGTTAAACTTGGACTTGACCACAGTATGATGACTTAA
- a CDS encoding flippase-like domain-containing protein, with amino-acid sequence METNNTSPNPPRITAKQLKSGMRIFFIITTLTVTVIFIFTASKETLSALKQVNYLFLGLTTLVCILRLYFECLRLQVLGSVLGKKISLKRTAEFTFGGYFLSILPFGVGGLPLQFYILMKEKFSFGESGTVIVMRGITYLLAFVFAIPVIIYYRNIFESSGLKMLSGYILVVYSIFLILFTLAMWKTEWIKTQINKLSIFFILKHKDKLASWINKLADEIENFKLGFKKCCTHGIYKFLLVILLSGVSLLCFVLMVPLLFRSLGVSVPIVETSIIQFILTFLLMFSPSPGGSGIAEGAGFLLFNSYCPKCLMGVFIVLWRFFTYYTGVIIGGIFILKLLTETNKK; translated from the coding sequence ATGGAAACAAATAATACATCCCCTAACCCACCCCGCATTACTGCAAAACAACTAAAATCAGGAATGCGAATATTCTTCATAATCACAACCCTAACCGTTACCGTTATATTCATATTCACCGCAAGTAAAGAAACTTTATCCGCTCTAAAACAAGTAAATTATTTGTTTTTAGGATTAACGACTCTGGTTTGCATACTCAGACTATATTTTGAATGCCTGCGATTACAAGTTTTAGGCTCGGTGCTCGGGAAAAAAATCAGTCTGAAAAGAACTGCCGAATTTACTTTTGGAGGATATTTCTTATCCATTTTGCCTTTTGGAGTTGGAGGTCTGCCCCTGCAATTCTATATTCTGATGAAAGAAAAGTTTTCTTTCGGGGAATCCGGTACCGTTATCGTAATGCGCGGAATTACATATTTGCTTGCATTCGTATTCGCAATTCCGGTTATTATATATTATAGAAACATTTTTGAAAGCTCCGGTCTAAAAATGCTTTCGGGGTATATTCTGGTCGTTTATAGCATATTCTTAATACTTTTCACCCTTGCTATGTGGAAAACGGAATGGATTAAAACTCAAATCAACAAACTTTCTATTTTTTTTATTCTTAAACATAAAGATAAACTCGCAAGCTGGATAAACAAACTTGCAGATGAAATAGAAAACTTCAAACTCGGATTCAAAAAATGCTGCACTCACGGGATATATAAATTTTTGCTCGTAATACTTTTGTCCGGTGTTTCCTTGTTGTGCTTTGTTCTTATGGTGCCTTTGTTATTCAGGAGTCTTGGAGTGTCCGTTCCGATTGTGGAGACCTCAATAATCCAATTTATTCTTACATTCTTGCTGATGTTTTCTCCTTCCCCTGGTGGCTCGGGAATTGCAGAAGGTGCCGGGTTTCTCCTGTTTAACTCTTACTGCCCAAAATGCTTAATGGGTGTTTTTATTGTTCTTTGGAGGTTTTTTACCTACTATACAGGCGTGATAATCGGAGGAATATTTATATTAAAATTATTAACCGAAACTAATAAAAAATGA
- a CDS encoding flavodoxin family protein, giving the protein MKILGIIGSPHKKGNTDILVSKILQGIKSKNAVVEKVHLNDLNLFPCKACFKCSRNGKCILKDNFNSLLNKIRQVDIIILGSPVYCETVTAQTKILIDRIDSSQVIVTKLKGKTILKRRAEWNTYTKKGVIVCIGDLSPMKEIKQASSVMKRLFGDLNIKLVDELLARGLTKSADVLKRPTLLKKAIGIGTKLT; this is encoded by the coding sequence ATGAAAATACTCGGAATTATCGGTAGCCCACACAAAAAAGGCAATACGGATATACTTGTGTCTAAAATATTGCAAGGGATAAAATCAAAAAATGCCGTTGTCGAAAAAGTTCACCTGAATGACTTGAATTTATTTCCCTGTAAAGCTTGTTTTAAGTGTTCCAGAAATGGAAAGTGCATATTAAAAGATAATTTTAATTCTCTATTAAATAAAATAAGACAGGTTGATATAATAATATTGGGTTCACCTGTTTATTGTGAGACGGTAACTGCCCAGACTAAAATTTTGATTGATCGAATAGACTCCAGTCAGGTTATTGTTACTAAACTTAAAGGAAAAACTATCTTAAAAAGAAGAGCAGAATGGAATACATATACCAAAAAAGGAGTAATCGTATGTATCGGCGACTTATCCCCTATGAAAGAAATAAAACAAGCTTCAAGCGTTATGAAACGATTATTCGGAGACCTAAATATCAAATTAGTAGATGAACTTTTGGCCCGCGGATTAACAAAATCAGCTGATGTCTTGAAAAGACCGACTCTCCTAAAAAAAGCAATCGGAATAGGAACAAAACTTACCTAA
- a CDS encoding fibrobacter succinogenes major paralogous domain-containing protein — protein sequence MKLIKIFLLGSLIFSSLYTEQLIGRTIRIGKQEWRAENLDVNHYRNGDSIPQVQDAEEWQNLTTGAWCYYENNAKNGKTYGKLYNWYAVNDPRGLAPKGWHIPTDEEWTTLVNYLGNEDVAGGKMKETDTTHWLSSNTESTNKSGFSARPGGYRYSDGIFSYIGYYGYWWSATGYNNTKAGIRYIGYGRISCNHDDYNKKIGLSVRCVR from the coding sequence ATGAAGTTAATAAAGATATTTCTTCTTGGTAGTCTAATTTTTTCTTCCTTATATACTGAACAACTTATAGGCAGAACGATAAGGATAGGCAAACAGGAATGGAGGGCAGAAAATCTGGACGTAAATCATTACCGCAATGGCGACTCCATTCCTCAAGTGCAAGATGCCGAAGAATGGCAAAACTTAACTACAGGCGCCTGGTGCTATTATGAAAATAATGCCAAAAACGGTAAAACTTACGGCAAACTCTATAACTGGTATGCCGTGAATGACCCGCGCGGTTTGGCCCCCAAAGGATGGCATATACCAACTGATGAAGAGTGGACAACACTTGTTAACTATTTAGGCAATGAAGACGTTGCAGGTGGGAAAATGAAAGAAACAGACACAACACATTGGTTAAGTTCTAACACCGAGTCAACCAACAAAAGCGGTTTTTCGGCGCGCCCGGGGGGATACCGTTATTCCGATGGTATATTTAGCTATATAGGATACTACGGATACTGGTGGTCGGCTACCGGATACAATAATACAAAAGCAGGCATACGTTATATAGGCTACGGCAGGATTAGCTGCAATCATGACGACTATAATAAAAAAATTGGGCTTAGCGTTAGATGTGTAAGATAA
- a CDS encoding prepilin peptidase, whose product MSIILFIFGSCLGSFFNVCIYRIPRGKSIVMPPSACPKCKHRIMWYDNIPILSYLLLKAKCRFCGEKISIIYPVVELLTAIVFLVTYLKFGLSAKLVIYLILFSLFIIIGFIDADTETIPDVLSIPGIIIGLGTSFFTIGIKSSLLGMLVGAGVIGFFIGFWLLVFKKEGMGMGDLMLMAMIGSFTGWVSALYTIFYGSIIGLVFAASLHKKSLQDKLYFGPALVIASFLIIMFGKNILIL is encoded by the coding sequence ATGTCTATAATACTTTTTATATTTGGATCTTGTTTGGGTAGCTTTTTTAATGTCTGCATATACAGGATACCTCGTGGGAAATCTATTGTTATGCCACCCTCAGCCTGTCCTAAATGCAAGCACAGGATTATGTGGTATGACAATATCCCGATACTCTCATACCTCCTGCTTAAAGCGAAATGCAGGTTTTGCGGAGAAAAGATTTCTATAATTTATCCCGTGGTAGAACTCCTTACTGCAATAGTTTTTCTTGTCACTTACCTGAAATTTGGTCTCTCTGCAAAACTCGTCATATATTTAATCCTGTTTTCGTTATTTATTATAATAGGTTTTATTGATGCCGATACGGAAACGATTCCCGATGTCTTATCAATCCCGGGAATTATAATCGGACTCGGAACGAGTTTCTTTACTATCGGAATTAAAAGCTCCTTATTAGGAATGTTAGTTGGAGCAGGAGTAATCGGTTTTTTTATAGGATTCTGGTTGCTGGTGTTCAAGAAAGAAGGAATGGGAATGGGAGACTTAATGTTAATGGCTATGATAGGCAGTTTTACAGGATGGGTAAGTGCGCTTTATACTATTTTTTACGGTTCAATTATAGGTTTGGTTTTTGCAGCTTCCTTACACAAGAAGAGCCTTCAGGATAAACTCTACTTCGGTCCCGCTCTGGTTATCGCAAGTTTTTTGATTATTATGTTCGGCAAAAATATATTGATACTATAA
- the miaB gene encoding tRNA (N6-isopentenyl adenosine(37)-C2)-methylthiotransferase MiaB: MRKKSFCLLTYGCQMNEYDSRLIAEILSKDGYKEVKDESKADIIIMNTCSVRKHAEQRVVGRTGDLQRLREDKPDLIIGLVGCMAQNLIDKGEKIKGVDFMVGPDNYEEIPRIIDGLDSLARVIKKEKTILYEGVYGRQDNSVSAFVPVMRGCENFCTYCIVPYVRVGLQMRSSKDILNEVKGLLKKGIKEIILLGQSVNQYDSSKVDFPEILKMVSETSVSRLGFFTSHPYYTTQKLIDVIAGAENIYKWIHLPLQSGSNKILKKMNRKYTKEKYMELIYKTREKIPNISLTTDIIVGFPGETDKDFQETMEVMKKIQFDFAYMFKYSDRERTTAYNLKPKIPELVKTKRLSELIEIQHKIIRIKNEQLIGTTQEVLVEYKGRKHNGWRGKTKQNKIVVVEGKTLPGEIVKVKITGLKGWTPVGEIIKD; the protein is encoded by the coding sequence ATGAGGAAAAAGAGTTTTTGTCTCTTGACGTATGGTTGTCAGATGAATGAGTATGACTCAAGGTTAATTGCCGAGATTTTATCCAAGGATGGATATAAAGAAGTAAAAGATGAAAGCAAGGCGGATATTATTATTATGAATACCTGTAGCGTTAGGAAACATGCCGAACAAAGAGTAGTAGGAAGGACAGGTGACTTACAACGATTACGCGAAGATAAACCCGATTTGATTATAGGACTTGTTGGATGTATGGCGCAAAATCTTATTGATAAAGGAGAAAAAATAAAGGGTGTGGATTTTATGGTTGGACCAGACAACTATGAAGAAATTCCAAGAATTATAGATGGTTTAGATAGTTTAGCCAGGGTGATAAAAAAAGAAAAAACCATTCTTTATGAGGGGGTATATGGGAGACAGGATAATAGCGTTAGCGCATTTGTGCCTGTTATGCGGGGATGTGAAAATTTCTGTACCTATTGTATTGTTCCTTATGTGAGAGTTGGACTTCAGATGCGTTCCTCAAAAGATATTCTTAATGAGGTAAAAGGTTTGTTAAAAAAGGGCATAAAAGAGATTATATTATTAGGGCAATCCGTAAACCAATATGATAGCAGTAAGGTTGATTTTCCGGAGATATTAAAAATGGTATCCGAGACTTCTGTATCAAGACTTGGTTTTTTCACTTCGCATCCTTATTATACTACTCAAAAATTAATTGACGTAATAGCGGGAGCTGAAAACATATACAAATGGATACATTTACCACTCCAATCGGGGAGCAATAAGATTCTAAAGAAGATGAACCGCAAGTATACAAAAGAAAAGTATATGGAGTTAATTTATAAAACAAGGGAAAAGATACCAAATATTTCATTGACTACGGATATTATAGTTGGTTTCCCTGGGGAAACGGATAAAGACTTTCAAGAGACTATGGAGGTAATGAAAAAAATACAGTTTGATTTTGCGTATATGTTTAAGTATTCGGACAGGGAACGAACGACGGCATATAACTTAAAACCTAAAATTCCTGAATTGGTAAAGACAAAAAGGCTTTCAGAATTGATAGAGATACAGCATAAGATAATTCGCATTAAAAACGAGCAGCTTATCGGGACGACTCAAGAGGTGTTGGTTGAGTATAAAGGCAGGAAACATAATGGTTGGCGTGGAAAAACAAAACAAAATAAAATCGTGGTGGTTGAGGGAAAAACTCTGCCCGGAGAGATAGTAAAAGTAAAAATAACCGGTTTAAAAGGGTGGACGCCAGTGGGGGAGATAATTAAAGACTGA
- a CDS encoding class II fructose-bisphosphate aldolase: MKYESIKELKDSLKGIVEFGANIKTNVLDIKKLQEKIIDRLVFNASLNEDNTIKEASRYLIAEIAASLGIKPASIQRIYELMGEGKLNGITVPATNIRGLTYDVARAMIRSAIKLNAGAFIFEIARTEIEYTKQRPAEYTTVILGAAIKENYLAPVFIQGDHFQVGLKKYQLDPAQEVNAVKSLSKEAIEAGFYNIDIDTSTLVDLSKKDIDEQQRLNSETAASLTTYIRTLEPKGVTISVGGEIGEVGGKNSTVEEFRSYMNVYKKALNGNLKGISKISVQTGTTHGGIPMPDGSIAKVKLDFQVLEDIAKVSRKEYGLSGTVQHGASTLPDDAFDRFPPTGTSEIHLATGFQNMIFDSEYFPSQLRDKIYNHLEETNPNEKKPDQTREQFIYKMRKKGFGPFKKEIWDIPEENKKKIRDALEAKFDLLFTKLNIKNTLETVKKYALTSEVTRKIPDTLL; this comes from the coding sequence ATGAAATATGAAAGCATTAAAGAATTAAAAGACTCTCTTAAAGGCATAGTTGAATTCGGTGCCAATATTAAAACAAACGTATTGGACATCAAAAAATTACAAGAAAAAATCATAGATAGATTGGTTTTCAATGCTTCCCTTAATGAAGACAACACCATAAAAGAAGCATCCAGATACCTGATTGCCGAAATTGCCGCTTCTCTTGGAATCAAACCTGCATCAATTCAACGCATATACGAACTTATGGGCGAAGGAAAACTTAACGGAATTACTGTCCCGGCTACCAATATCAGAGGACTTACCTATGACGTCGCAAGAGCTATGATACGGTCTGCCATAAAACTTAATGCAGGCGCTTTTATCTTTGAAATAGCCCGAACTGAAATTGAATACACAAAACAAAGACCTGCCGAATATACGACAGTAATATTAGGTGCCGCAATAAAAGAAAATTACCTCGCGCCGGTATTCATTCAAGGCGACCATTTCCAGGTAGGATTAAAAAAATATCAACTTGACCCTGCGCAAGAAGTCAATGCCGTAAAATCCCTTTCCAAGGAAGCAATAGAAGCAGGATTTTACAATATCGATATTGATACTTCAACCCTTGTTGATTTATCCAAAAAAGACATAGACGAACAACAACGACTTAATTCCGAAACCGCAGCATCGCTTACTACTTACATCAGAACTCTTGAACCCAAAGGCGTTACAATATCCGTTGGCGGTGAAATCGGGGAAGTCGGCGGGAAAAACAGCACGGTAGAAGAATTTCGTTCCTATATGAATGTTTATAAAAAAGCGCTCAATGGAAATCTCAAAGGAATTAGTAAAATAAGCGTCCAGACCGGAACTACACACGGCGGCATTCCTATGCCGGATGGATCTATCGCTAAAGTAAAATTAGATTTTCAGGTATTGGAAGATATTGCAAAAGTATCAAGAAAAGAATACGGTTTGTCAGGAACGGTTCAACACGGTGCTTCTACTCTTCCCGATGATGCTTTTGACAGGTTTCCTCCTACCGGAACATCAGAAATACACCTTGCAACAGGTTTCCAGAATATGATATTTGATAGCGAATATTTTCCTTCTCAATTAAGAGATAAAATCTATAACCACCTTGAAGAAACCAATCCAAACGAGAAAAAACCTGACCAGACAAGAGAACAGTTTATCTACAAAATGAGAAAAAAAGGATTCGGACCATTTAAAAAAGAAATATGGGATATACCCGAAGAAAATAAAAAGAAAATAAGGGATGCTCTTGAGGCAAAATTCGACTTGCTATTCACAAAACTAAACATTAAAAATACACTTGAAACTGTAAAAAAATACGCTCTTACTTCGGAAGTAACAAGAAAAATACCTGATACTCTTTTATAA
- the pfp gene encoding diphosphate--fructose-6-phosphate 1-phosphotransferase, producing MSKNYRKTLAIVVGGGPAPGINGVISAATIEAINNGIKVIGIYDGFKWPVNGDSTHIKYLEIADVSRIHFMGGSIIRTSRENPTKSPEKVKNVIKALEELKVDYLITIGGDDTAFTSSTIERESKGKIKIAHVPKTIDNDLPLPGCQSTFGYQTARHIGTSLVQNIMEDSRTTGRWYFVISMGRKAGHLALGIGKAAGATLTIIGEEFKGKYVSLKNLCDIIEGAIIKRKSMGRSDGVAVLAEGLLERFDIDELKEAGDVELDEFDNIRMSELDLGKIVKKEIKKRFEERGQSIATPVTKDIGYELRCVSPIPFDMELTRDLGFCAVKFLLNGDSGALINVRENKEPPILLKNIIDPNTGKIKVRFVNTETESYEAALHYMIRLKPEDFEDKEQLEKLAKTANLTPAEFIKKFKYLVE from the coding sequence ATGTCAAAAAATTATAGAAAAACATTGGCCATAGTAGTTGGTGGTGGGCCTGCCCCCGGAATAAATGGTGTAATCAGCGCAGCTACTATTGAAGCAATAAATAATGGGATAAAAGTAATTGGCATTTATGATGGGTTTAAATGGCCTGTAAATGGAGATTCTACTCACATCAAATATTTAGAAATAGCCGATGTTTCCAGAATACATTTTATGGGTGGTTCTATTATCAGAACATCCAGAGAAAACCCGACTAAAAGTCCGGAAAAGGTTAAAAATGTTATCAAAGCTTTAGAAGAACTAAAAGTTGATTATTTAATTACTATCGGTGGAGACGATACTGCATTTACATCAAGCACCATTGAAAGAGAATCCAAAGGGAAAATCAAAATCGCTCACGTGCCAAAAACTATTGATAACGATTTACCCCTTCCCGGTTGCCAATCTACTTTTGGTTACCAGACGGCAAGACATATCGGAACATCCCTCGTCCAGAATATAATGGAAGACTCAAGAACTACAGGAAGATGGTATTTTGTTATATCAATGGGAAGAAAAGCCGGGCATCTTGCACTTGGAATAGGAAAAGCCGCGGGTGCAACACTAACCATTATTGGGGAAGAATTTAAAGGAAAATATGTCAGTTTAAAAAACCTTTGCGACATCATTGAAGGCGCTATAATTAAAAGAAAAAGTATGGGAAGAAGCGACGGCGTAGCGGTCCTCGCAGAAGGATTATTGGAGAGATTTGATATTGACGAACTAAAAGAAGCCGGTGATGTGGAACTTGATGAGTTTGATAATATAAGGATGTCTGAACTTGACTTAGGAAAAATAGTCAAAAAAGAGATTAAAAAACGGTTTGAAGAAAGAGGACAGTCAATTGCTACACCCGTGACAAAAGATATCGGGTACGAACTAAGATGCGTTTCCCCTATTCCTTTTGATATGGAGTTAACAAGAGATTTAGGTTTTTGCGCAGTAAAATTCCTATTAAACGGAGATTCAGGAGCTCTAATTAATGTGCGGGAAAATAAAGAACCGCCTATCTTACTCAAAAACATCATAGACCCCAATACCGGCAAAATAAAGGTACGATTTGTAAATACAGAAACGGAATCTTACGAAGCCGCTCTCCACTATATGATAAGACTAAAACCGGAGGATTTTGAAGATAAAGAACAATTGGAAAAACTTGCAAAAACTGCCAACCTTACACCTGCCGAATTCATAAAGAAATTCAAATATCTGGTAGAATAA